The following proteins are encoded in a genomic region of Populus nigra chromosome 16, ddPopNigr1.1, whole genome shotgun sequence:
- the LOC133676220 gene encoding dof zinc finger protein DOF5.4-like, with protein sequence MQDIHSIGGGGRLFSGGGGGDRRLRPHHHQNHQALKCPRCDSLNTKFCYYNNYNLSQPRHFCKSCRRYWTKGGVLRNVPVGGGCRKTKRSKLKQNTPSTTSDAITTSSTRPQELQEQHQRRDHISSNSHSSSESSSLTATNNTNANTAVEAVSALSVNSVSNNLLNGIVESKIFPRGDMNPSFEPALLEQGSDCGIFSEIGSFTSLITSTNDLSFGFSNTTNQQQQQGPEHHVQSNQNQQQWQNQHQEMTGGGLIDQTIHAELSALPSSSRSTENTGGGFGALDWQLGSGDQAGGFFYLPNTVDQAYWSQSQWNDMTAYLP encoded by the coding sequence ATGCAAGACATCCACTCAATTGGTGGCGGAGGCAGGTTATTTAGTGGTGGAGGTGGGGGTGACAGGCGACTACGGCCACACCACCACCAGAACCACCAAGCATTAAAGTGCCCACGATGTGACTCGCTGAACACGAAATTCTGCTACTACAACAACTACAACCTCTCTCAGCCTCGTCACTTCTGTAAGAGTTGCCGGCGTTACTGGACTAAAGGCGGTGTCCTCCGCAACGTTCCTGTTGGCGGTGGATGCCGCAAGACCAAGCGGTCTAAGCTTAAACAAAACACACCAAGTACAACTTCTGATGCAATTACAACCTCCAGTACCAGACCGCAGGAGCTACAGGAACAACATCAGCGACGAGATCATATATCCTCCAACTCTCATTCTAGTAGTGAGAGTTCGAGTCTTACGGCTACAAATAACACGAATGCAAATACAGCAGTGGAAGCAGTGTCTGCGCTTTCTGTAAACTCTGTTtccaataatttattaaatggtATTGTTGAGTCCAAAATCTTTCCACGTGGGGATATGAATCCCAGTTTCGAACCTGCTTTGCTCGAGCAAGGATCGGACTGTGGGATTTTCTCGGAGATTGGGAGTTTCACAAGCTTGATCACATCGACGAACGACTTGTCGTTTGGATTTAGTAACACAACGAACCAACAGCAGCAACAAGGGCCTGAGCATCATGTGCAGAGCAATCAGAACCAGCAGCAGTGGCAAAATCAGCATCAGGAGATGACAGGAGGAGGGTTGATTGATCAGACGATTCACGCTGAGTTATCAGCTTTGCCGAGTAGTAGTAGATCAACAGAGAATACCGGTGGGGGATTTGGAGCGTTGGATTGGCAGTTAGGGAGTGGAGATCAAGCTGGTGGGTTTTTTTATCTTCCTAATACCGTTGATCAAGCTTACTGGAGTCAGAGCCAATGGAATGATATGACTGCTTACCTCCCGTAA